The sequence below is a genomic window from Aulosira sp. FACHB-615.
GGGGGAATGTGTTCTAGCTTTATCTCCCCGATAAAATCGCTCAAAAATATGTGGTAAATCGGCTTCGGAAAAACCTGCCCCAGCATCAATTAAATTTATTTCTAACAAGGGAGATATCGAATTATTTTGATGATTGTCTTCAGAAAATTTAATCTTTGCTTCTACTTGAATGTTGGTGCTAGGAGAACTGTATTTAATACTATTGTCAAGCAAATTTAAAAAAACTTGATAAATTCTGGCTTGATCAGCTTTTACCCAAATATCTTCCGGCCCAGAATAGTGCAGCGACAGGTGTTGTCTTTGTGCTAAGGGTTCTAAGGTTTCCCAAACCGATGTAATCAGCGATCGCAATTCCACTGGTTCTAAATGCAATTGCATGGTTGGGTTAGCTTCGATTTGCGTTAGTTCTAACCAGCCTTGGACTAAGCTAATTAATCGGTCAACTTCTTGCATCAAGCGGTCAACCCAACGGTTTAAGGGTGGTTCTAGGCGATGTTGTAAGGTTTCTGCAACCAGGCGAATGGAAGTTAAGGGTGTTCTGAGTTCATGGGCTAAATCAGAAAATGAGCGATCGCGTTCTTGATTTACGTCTAAAAGTGGTTGACGATTTTCTAAAAATACGCCTACTTGACCATTGGGTAAGGGTAAGCCAGAGGCGCGTAAGGTCATAGACTTGATTGTAGGTAGTTCGGCTGGATTGTCGGATGAGGGATGAAATAACCATTCTTTGGTTTGGGGTTTTTGGCGATCGCGTGTTTGTTCCACCAACCGATCTAATTCATAGGAACGCACCAATTCTAACAGCAAGCGCACCTGTCCCGGTTGCCATCGTTGCAGAGATAAAATTTCTCGCGCTTGTTCGTTGCACCACAGCAATTGATTTTCTTCATCTACTTGCAAGTATCCTATGGGTGCAAAATCCAATAGGTCTTGATAAGTTTGTAGGGATTGCTGTAAATCTTGGCGCTGCTGTTGTAATGTCTTGATTTCCTGACGCAAACGAGGTAATAGCGGTAGAGCTACATCTGTAGAACTAGAGTAGGGTTGAAGAACTCTCCCCAAGTAACGGTTTAATTGAATCTGTTGCCAAATCCAAAACCCTATACCTACCGCCAAACCTAGAATTAATCCCAATAAGAACATTGTGAGTCCCAGTTGCTAGTTGCGTCGTAATTAATAAAAACTAACAACTATCTTCACCAATTATCCGAAACGATAGCCAAATCCTCTTACAGTCACAATATATTCGGGGTGGCTAGGATCTAACTCTAACTTCTCCCGCAACCAGCGAATGTGAACATCTACAGTCTTGCTATCCCCAACGAAATCTGGCCCCCAAACCTGATCTAACAACTGTTCCCGCGACCAAACTCGCCGCGCATAACTCATAAACAATTCCAACAACCGAAATTCTTTTGGGGAAAGATTAACTTCTTGACCCCGCACTAGTACCCGACATTCTTGGGGGTTTAAGGTCACGTCTTTGTATTTCAGAACGGGTAATTGCGGTAAAGTGCTTAAACGTTGACGACGCAACAAGGCGCGACAACGAGCCACTAATTCCCGCATACTAAATGGTTTGGTGAGATAGTCATCTGCACCAACTTCTAAACCCAACACGCGATCGGTTTCACTTCCCTTGGCACTCAGCATCAAAATCGGCACTGGATTGCCTTGATGGCGCAATAAGCGACAAATATCTAAACCATTGATTTGCGGCAACATCAAGTCAAGAATCACCAAATCAAAAGGGAACTCACCGGAGTTGGGTTCAACACTTTTGAGATACTCGATCGCAACCCTGCCATCTGGCGCTGTCACGACCCCGTAACCTTCCTCCTCCAATGCTACAGAGAGCATCTCTTGGATTAACTCTTCATCTTCTACCACTAGAATCTGACTTGTGTGTCCGATATCTGCTCTGGCAGAATACTTGGTCGATTCACTGGTGTACATTGATATCACAAAAGTCTGCCCTGTGCTTGTATCAATATTGAGAAACGAGTCAATTATCTAATCTCTCGGTGCATTCACTGTCGCACCTGAGCAAATTACTTTGCAAAAAGTAACATATATAACAGTCATGTCTACAAAACATTATAAAGCAAGTTTGTTGCATATTAGCAAAAAACTCGTTGTCAAACTTCACACTCAAATGTTATGGAGTTTGCTGTTATCTGCTACTAGTTGCAGACTAGGTGATTCTACACTGCTACATCGCCGAAAAACAAGCTTTTCACGTCAGCCATCACTCTCTCTTGACAAGGGCAAGAGAGTTTGAGTATACTTGTTAGTACAAATTTACTATATACAAGCGATCGCAGTATTAGGGAAGGACATTTAAAGCCTTCTGCCTTCTACTAACTAGAAGCCATACCAACAACTAAAGCAGTACGGTTAATTGACATCGTACTGGATTTTAAGTATTTCTTTATTCCAGTATTTGTACTGAACAAAAATCACTGTGTTAAAGGTTACTCTGATGTCTGCATAGGGTAGCTATTGGTATGGTTTGCTACCTGTTCAATTCATTGCTAATTAAGGGAGTTTGAGTATGACTTCAGTTGCAGTTAAAGACAGTAAACAGCAACTAATACAAGCATTTCAACAAATTTTAGCTGAACAAAAAAAATTAGAATCAAAAATTGCGACTAAACAAGAAGAAGCTGAAAAAGCCAAAAACCAAGAAATTTTAACTGCGGCTTCTACATATACAGTTGATAGCATTGTTAAAGGTTTAGCCGATTTACAACTTGAATTTGGTAGTATTGTCACCTCTTTATCAGAAAAACTGGCAAAAGAAAACTCCAAATTAGATGAACTCAACCGAGCGATAGAAATTGCTACTCAAAACCTTCAAGAACTGCAAAGAATTAGAATTGTTGCAGATACATTAGATATTCTTACTCAAGAACATCAAGAAAAGTTAAAAACTTTAGAACAAGATACCGCCAGTAAACAAGAATCTATTGAAAAAGAAATTGCTCTCAAACGTAAAGAATGGCAAAAAGAGCAGTCAGAATATGAAGAAGCTATCACAGCATACAATGATACAACTAATAAAGAACGTCAACGAGAACAAGAAGAATATCAATATAAATTAGAAACTACTCGTAAGCTCAACACCGATGCTTACGAAGCCAAAAAACGCACCTCAGAAAGAGATATCCAAGAAAAGACACAGGAAAAAGAAAAAGACTGGACTGAACGGGAGAAAGTTTTATCTAGTAATCAAGCTTTATTTAAAGAATATCAGCAAAAAGTAGCGGCTTTCCCCACTGAATTGGAAGAAGCCGTGAAAAAAGCGCGAGAAGAAGCAATTAAAGAAACTAGTCAAAAAGCCAAAATTGAAGCTGATTTATTTGAGAAAGAATGGGAATCTACCAAGCAAAGCTATGAACTCAAAATCCAAAGCTTAGAACAGACAATTACCAAGCAAACTGAACAAATCGAAAGTATTTCTACCCAATTACAAGCCACTCTGAAGCAAGCGCAAGATTTAGCTATGAGAGCTTTTGGTAATTCTGCTGCTAAATAGATAATTCTTATCTGAGTAATTTAGAATCATTGGAGGTTAAATATGGCTAGTAAAAAACTCACAGATAAGAATACTAAAGCAGAAATTCTGCAAGCTTATGAAGAGTTATCTAAAGAAACATCAGGGCTAAAAACTCAACTAAATCAAGCCTTAAAAGCAAATCAAAATACCAACGTAGAAAAGCCAAAAGTAGAACAAAATACAACTATCACTATGACTCAGCCTGCAACTATCCAACAAAAGATGAATTATACAATTGAAAGTTTAGCTAAAATTCAATTGGGCTTTGGTAGTGCGGCAAATGAGTTATCAGAACAGTTAACCACCCAAGCCTCTAAATTAGGAGAAATTAGGCAATCTGTAGAAACAGAAATTACCGCCTTAAAACAATTACATAATTTAGAAGTTGGTGAAGATACATTAGATACTTTGATTACAGCCTATGAAGATAATTCTAAGGCATATCAAGAAGAATATAATCAGCGTTATGAAATATTATCACAAGAAATACTTGAGCAACGTATTACTTGGCAAAAAGAACAGGACGAATATAAGCAATCAATTAAAGAACGCAATGATAATTTAAATAAAACCCGACAACGAGACACAGCCGAGTATAAATATGATTTGGAGTTGCAACGCAAATTAGAATCTGATGAATATGAACAAACTCAAAAAACTTTATACAAGCAGTTAGAAGAATTTCAACAAGAAACAGAAAAGCAATGGGCTGAAAAGGAAAAACAAATTGCAGAACGCGAAAAGCAGTTTGAAGAAGCGAAAGCAAAGGTAGAAGCATTCCCGAAAGAGAAAGAAGCAGCCATCAAAAAAGCTACAGAAGAAGGTAAAGGAATCGCTCATTACCAAGCCAAGGTAAAATCTGATTTATATGGGAAAGAAGTCGAAGGACAGAAGCGTTTTTATGAGCAGAGATTACAATCTTTAGAACAGACTATCACTAATCAAGAAACACGGATTCAAAATCTATCGAAACAATTAGACTCTGCATTGAAACAAGTCCAAGATTTAGCAGTTAAGGCAATTGAAGGAACTGCAAATGTCAATTCTTACCAAGCAATTAAAGAGATTGCGTT
It includes:
- a CDS encoding winged helix-turn-helix domain-containing protein encodes the protein MYTSESTKYSARADIGHTSQILVVEDEELIQEMLSVALEEEGYGVVTAPDGRVAIEYLKSVEPNSGEFPFDLVILDLMLPQINGLDICRLLRHQGNPVPILMLSAKGSETDRVLGLEVGADDYLTKPFSMRELVARCRALLRRQRLSTLPQLPVLKYKDVTLNPQECRVLVRGQEVNLSPKEFRLLELFMSYARRVWSREQLLDQVWGPDFVGDSKTVDVHIRWLREKLELDPSHPEYIVTVRGFGYRFG
- a CDS encoding PAS domain-containing sensor histidine kinase gives rise to the protein MFLLGLILGLAVGIGFWIWQQIQLNRYLGRVLQPYSSSTDVALPLLPRLRQEIKTLQQQRQDLQQSLQTYQDLLDFAPIGYLQVDEENQLLWCNEQAREILSLQRWQPGQVRLLLELVRSYELDRLVEQTRDRQKPQTKEWLFHPSSDNPAELPTIKSMTLRASGLPLPNGQVGVFLENRQPLLDVNQERDRSFSDLAHELRTPLTSIRLVAETLQHRLEPPLNRWVDRLMQEVDRLISLVQGWLELTQIEANPTMQLHLEPVELRSLITSVWETLEPLAQRQHLSLHYSGPEDIWVKADQARIYQVFLNLLDNSIKYSSPSTNIQVEAKIKFSEDNHQNNSISPLLEINLIDAGAGFSEADLPHIFERFYRGDKARTHSPLQDNSIGSIVGNGLGLAIVRQILLAHGGSIKAMNHPQTGGAWMQVILPEVVANSQSQDYS